GAAGCAAAAGGATAAGGACAGTCACCAACTTGTTCCTGCTGTCACTAGCCATCAGCGACCTCATGCTGTGCTTCTTCTGCATGCCTTTCACCCTGATCCCCAACCTCCTACAGGATTTCATTTTTGGCAGCTCCATCTGCAAAATTGCCAGCTATTTCATGGGTGAGTCTGCCAAATCTTCCTCGTTTTGCTAGGGCAAGGGTGTCGAACTTCAGACCCGGggacagtgcctctgccagtggaaAAGCAGAGTTTGAGAGGGCCATGTGCAGTGTTCTTGAGTTCCACTTTTGCCGGCAGAGGTTGTAAGAGGTaattgcagctgaaaacagagctccggatggccacaggtggcactcccAATCtctattttcattggcagaaggcTGCAGGAAGCCGTGGCAACCGAAACGGAGCTCagaagcctgtttttgctggcagagcactggGGACAACCCAACCACCCCTGACACAATTGAAATCAAGCTTTAGGTAGAGTTGTCAATTGGGTAAAACCATTTCCAACTGACGTGTTTCTGGAGTATTTGTGAGTTTTCCAATACACTGAATCATTTCTcattaagaagaaaaaaagctgCTGATATTTAAGGCTACAAGATCTGGGCCACTTAGAATTAgttttctgcccccctcccaaaaaaacccccatctAAGTCAAaagcctccaaccttggcaatttttaagacctctgcacttcaactcccagaatttcccatccAGTTGTCTCTTTGAGTAAATTTGGCTActgtattgttctgtcgggctctctggtagaatcctcccgaaaattcaaaggtacaaatttcagacacacacacgtttgaaaattcaaaacaatgttctttataacggaaattcaaataaactaagcactctttttgtatagcaaagagcactcgtctccaaacaacctggtaatttgtacaagtcccttatcagtactagcttgcagctatgaggcaattcacagtccttctttcacaaagtgaaacacactttgctctgctttagtttcaaagtggggaaaaatcaacacacaaaggtcaaagtcagcaagacaggcatgaaacacaacgatcagataatcctccacaatggccaaacccacatgctgctatttatagcagcctcactaattacaacagccccacccaaccacaggtggccacattttctttgataatactctctcagttgttgcttcctatgcatcgctctctgcatgcgtggctgtatcattaactcttgttccgaatccaaggaggagaaagATAATTGATCTcgttctgagctgtctgccaaactctcctcctccctgtcactcatgtcttcttggtcagaggagccttcatcagcagattccaccgggggcaaaacaggcctgcggcatgtggatgtctcccccacatccacagtccctgggccagaactaaccacaacatgtatgaGAACTGATTCAAAAGGGCCAGGAATTATTGACATGCCCATGTAATTATCgaatagaagagaattctttattggcccagtgtgattggacacacaaggaatttatcttcggtgcatatgctctcagtgtacataaaagaaaagataagtgcagctccagctgaccggcggaTGGGCACACATGCCCGgcgtgagatttgcttcctgtgcatatgcagaagcaaaaaaaaaaaagccaaaaccttGTGGTCACGCATGTCCTCACACTAGATTTCACTTCCTGAGCATGTATAGCGCACCCATGCCCTCTCTCCCACGCCCGCTGCCCACCCAGAGGCATCCCGTCATACAATGGTAAgtgcagtccttcactggtggGAAGGTAACCGTGCTCCGtatgcctttggcatttagtcgtgccagccacatgaccacggagatgttTTTGGACAGCACTggttcttcagctttgaaacagacatgagcactgccccctagagtcgggaatgactagcacctacagtggtacctctacctaagaatgcctctacttaagaacttttctaaataagaaccgggagttcaagatttttttgcctcttcttaagaaccattttctacttaatgctcccttcgctctgagcagcaactgtcctcctcttcctcttcctcctcccaccaaaattctgagcttttatttctttcctaatgggtttgcacgcattatttgcttttacattgattcctatgggaaaaattgcttctacttacaaacttttctacttaagaacctggtcacagaaagaattaaattcttaagtagaaataccaCTGTATGTGCAAaggggaatctttacctttaGGTCCAGGTATTCCTCTAACAACCAAATCCAATGTTTCCTTTAAATGAGACATTTATTGAGTACATTTTGCctcgttttatgacctttcttgtcacagatgTACCTGCACTGTACAGGAGTATTTCTTCCTGAAAAAACTGTAATAAAAACCCAAAGgcaaagtcccttttttcaggaaAAGGGGAAACACTGTTGATGAGATAATAAATGAATCAGGAGGGTATAAAAGTAACAGTCAACAACTCAGAGGTTAATTGCAGATCTTAAAACCCTCAAAAGAACAAAAGATCCCCCTCCCCTTGGTGATTGCCTTCAGAAAGACAATTTGAGGAAATATGTCAATATGACATTTATAGCATCATCAACCTTTTCAAATGTATAATATAGGACAAGATATACAATTTGTAAGAGTTATGGCCCCAAATGACTCATTCCCTGTCTCAACACTTTTGACTGCTGTTTAAATTTTATGTCTTCAAACTGTGGTACGTCAACATGGAAAATTATTACTTTTTTCCTACATCTATGTTAGCTGAACCAGACTGGTTTTCTTTCATTCATGATGCTGGAAAGAAAAATGGCATCTCTTACGATAGTAAATGTCATAAACCATTTTTTTCTGGTTAGTCAAAACATAAATTAGGAGGAATTTCTATCAACTTTTCCTGCCCTCGTGTTTGTATAATAAAATAGGCTGTCAACATGTTTCAGGTATCTGTCATTGGGTCCTGGACATCTTGATTGTGtaatatttgatttgattaggGCTGTTTAATTTTGTGAAGCGTTTGAATAAATATTAGCCGCCTTCTGCTGATTTATTTGCTAGAGACCTCATTTTAGGAAATCCCAATATAGACAAAAATTGAGATATTATACAGagttgccttccattgaggacctgaatactgcactagtcaaaaagagggtcatgaaaatatttactgatccttagcatcctggacataaattgtttcaactcctaccctcaaaaccaagctatagagcactgcaaaccaagaCAATTACTCtccggaactcattaccgaactcaatagtgtcaacctctaacccctaacatttctcccttagactatccacaattgacctctccaggtttctaagaggtcagtaaggggcgtacataagtgcactagtgtgccttttgtcccctgtccaattgtctttcctttatctcatatatcatatatattttcttcctttcatatatcctctcctctatttttacatattatctttatatatattacttcatgtctattctcttccatacgtattgtgtattggacaaatgaatgaataaataaataaataaatataaataaataaataaataaataaataaaataaattagacataaaaacattttttcccaaatgccaccactctgctaaacaaataattccctcaccattgtcaaactattaaCTTCAATACTACAGTATTAGTCTTTTTATTGTTCCTaatatccatctcctcccacttatgactctatgactgtaacttgttgcttgtattatatgatttatattaatattgtttcctgattgcttatttataccctatgacaataattaagtgttgtaccttacgaTTTTTGATGAatatatcttgtctttttatgtacactgagagcaaatgcatcaaagacaaattctttgtgtgtcccaatcacacttggccaataaagaattctataaaacAAAACctcaaagagaaagaaggggtttttttaaggTTCCAAAATATATCAATCTGTCATATTGTCATTTCAGTGACAATTGCTGGTTATAAACCTCGAGCAATCTCAATTAATTTGTGCAAGATTTTTTAAAGGGATCACTAATGATCTTCTATTCATTAGCATGCCCTTTaaaatgcattcagttttggtcgccacaatgtaaaaaggatgttgagactctagaatgaatgcagagaagagcaacaaagatgattaggggactggaggctaaaacataggaagaacggttgcaggaattgggtatgtctagtttaatgaaaagaaggatcggggagacatggtagcagtgttccaatatctcagggattgccacaaagaactattctccaaagtacctgaggatagaacaagaagcagtgggtggaaactaaacatggagagaaacaacctacaactaaggagaaatttcctgacagttagaacaattaatcagtggaacaacttgcctccagaagttgtgaatgctccaacactggaagtttttaagaagttgttggataatcatttgtctgaagtggtgtaaggtttcctgcctaagtagggggtttgactagaagacctccaaggtcccttccaactctgttgttgttgttgtcgttgtcgtcattataattataattattatcattatcagatACAGAATTTTGCAAAATGCATCAGAAATTGAGAGTGAGCAACCAGGCCACCTGTTACAGGCATCATTAGGTAGGGAAAGTGATGTTCCATTTATCATCATGTCAATAATTTGTGTCATTTGCAtgatgaataacagaataacaaatttGGAAGGGAATCTTTCTATCTAGTCCAAGCTTCTGCACAATCAGGatatcctgttgtgagccgccccgagtctacggagaggggcggcatataaatctaattaataataataataataataataataataataataataataataataataatcctatacTATTCTGGACAAATGACCCATTCAATTATACAAAACTTCATGATACACTTTTTTTTTTCCATATAAAATTCATTTAATGGGGAAGGTCATTTACTAATTTTTCCGGAGCATTCACATGAAAGAGAATTAACATTTTCCATATTGTAAATCAGGAATAATGTCATCTTTATGTAGCAGGTGATCAGAACTTCCGTAACACATTTGTTGTTTGCAGAGCTCTCTCCAGTAATGggcaaaacttttactgccacactgtgggtgtggcttattttgtgggcgtggcttgatggtcatctgACTGGGTAGAAatgacttgctggccatgtgaccaggtaggagtggcttgaacgatcatcattgttcgagtgaactgttaagtcctcaacttacaacctcaccagtgtcgcttgctggggtgacaatttgctctgTGTTTCCCGTGCtccccttcctgggtcgccccctgcctcaggcttgatagttaggcaaatgggtgccaatcaggtgttgagaaaagaggggggaggaaagccCTCCCCTTGAGATGAGGCCtcctttctgaggaggaggacaggagggggggatttaaaaatatcagaaagccgagggagagttacaaggttattatcgccgcacaatgccttttcactTCAGCTGCAGGCAGAGTGAGGGACTTGCAAGGGGAAATAGACctcagcccagactgctttggcatGGCTTGGCTCGACTCAGGTCTCCTTTTTTCCACTGCGGCTGCtgcgcactccttgcttttttcctctttcctcctttctggcctcgggAATTGgtcacatgaggctggaggggaggcaggcaggagagaggtaagctcatccaaggccaggaaggaggaaagaggaaaaaagcaaggagcccagacgttgcagcaggggggggaaaggagaccTGAGCCAAGACCGgtgatccaggaagtgactgccgccggTCACTTGGAGCTGTGCATAcaacttcatttttgccagtggaactgcattccaccctgttctaccggctgcccacccctggctctctctctctctctctctcaaacacacacacaagcatacttcTAAATCTATTTATTGTCTATCAatgaatccatccatccatccatccacctatccacctatccatctaCCCATGCATCTAGCTATCTAAACAGATTAAGGTATTGATGGATAGAAAATATCTatctagaaggaaggaaggaaggaaggaaggaaggaaggaaggaaggaaggaaggaaggaaggaaggaaggaaggaaggaaggaagattataatgagagtgaggCATAGTTtgagggaagtcctgccttagcactcggccaccacaggtgcccctagCACAACTGATGTCTAGTTggtcttaaaaaaaaccccatggagCTCCATTGCAGGTCCCCATCTATGGTGCAAAACTGGTGTTAAATTGGCTGTTACTAGACGCATCAACCTTCTTCTGTCTTCTTCTGTCTTGGTTTTAAGACTGTAAAAACGAGGCCAGtcattctcttcttctctttctgctttccTACCCACCTAGGTGTCTCGGTGAGCGTGTCAACTTTTAGCCTGGTGGCTATCTCTCTTGAGAGATACAGTGCTATATGCAAACCCCTACAGTCTCGTGTCTGGCAGACCAAATCTCACGCCTTGAAGGTAATTGCGGCCACATGGTGCCTATCTTTTGTCATCATGACGCCGTACCCAATTTACAGCACGCTGGTGCCTTCAGCGTTTCCTAACAGCACCACCTCCAAGTGCCGCATTAATTGGCCAAGCACAGTGATCGAGCAGTCCTGGTAAGAGTTGTCCATATGTGTCCTTGCTTTTTTTTTGGAAGGCATTTGTCTTAATCTATTCAAATTACAGAAAGTACAATGATTTGTGATTTCGGTGGAACCAAAATATTGCATCTACGGTAATTGCAACAACAGTTGGTGTCTCTATTGCAACATTAAGTATATAAATATAGCATTATACTGCACATTAGTATTAATCCTCCCACTTATTGTTCTGGACCTGGGCTGGGATCTGGCTGGCTGCTGTAAGAATACGAGCTTTACAGcttgtaattttcaaaacaacatttattttatttttccttccacattGGATTTTGTCATTACAGCTCCGGCATGGAAAAGTGCATTCCAAATCTCACAGACTAAATTACGAAGTTATAATTCTTTCTAAAATAACAGgctgtctacttcaaaacatcttcttatcCCTGAGTCAGGTTCACGCTGTTAAAAAGcagtttatcatgcaatataaaacTTACTTCTTTGGAGAGACGACATACACCACCATTTTTTCTGGCACTTTGAAGAAAAGCAATCCATCTCTTCCTTTCAATTCTggaagtgatgtaattaattaattaattaatttacacactctgaatagTGTATTACAACTTCTGCccccaaaattcttcttttcttttctgtaaccTTCTGAACTTTGGATTTAACCAAGGACTCCCTTCTATCACCCTGTTATCTGAAGAAGCATTACTCTGCGTGCTTTCGTCGGATGGCTGTTCTATTTCCCTTTCATCCTCATTAGCTTCTCCCACATCTCCTAAATCAGGGTAATTAACAGCTTCTACATCATCTTCGTCTTCTGCATCTGACAAttctaaaggctgacagggaacgcTCACAACACTTATGACTAAATGATGGTAAcctttgcttgtatccttacgatttatgagggttgcccagaaagcaatgcaccactttttttttttaaacgtacagtaatggtacaaatgcaaaactttagatataagttatttgaattgtcaggagtgagtgtgtaaattttgtgtttcttcagacagatagtgtagctgcagcagtgttttgaaatggcatctataagtgatgtatgttacaagcagcgtgtcatcatggAATttttcactgcagagaaagaaactgttgggaacattcacaaatgtttgtgtacagtttatggagaatctgcagtcgacagaagtacggttagtcgcggaaGATATTTTGAGGATGAtaaagaggtgattcacacagtgcagaaatggctttgtgaccagaattaGGAATGGTACCAATAGggtatacacacccttgtgtctcgatggaggaaggtcatagaacgggacggagattacatggaaaaatagagagtgtagaagaaatatcattctttcttgtgtttaagtttcattgtgttcaataaataattgttgaagaaaaaaatgtggtgcattacttgattgtttcccgattgcttatttgtaccctatgactgttctgccagcatgtctcaactgcctgtaattacagggtaattagtccaggaagacacacaccacacgataaaaggaaaacccaaaggtttttataaacagaaaaacagaaacagctccctttttaaatgtcaaagggattttctggtacacacaaggcacaggttaaatgcagtccaattgctcacccaataactgggaaattgagtccaattctgaagtccagagagtccacacacacaatcctgaacagcaaaaaccacgatcttgacaaaacaatgaatcagataaactgccatgaggctaaaacaccaggctgcacttttatctgtagcactaattacagcaggcccacccaaccacgggtggcctcattttctcttgtaataatccttcagttgttgtctcctatgcatcactctacgcatgtgtggatgtgtcattaattcttgttcagaatccagggatgatacagatgactgatctcctgggctgtctgccatactcCCCTCTTCcgtgtcactcatgcttccttggtcagaggagactttgttggcagattctactgggagcaaaacaggcctgcggcatgtggatgtctcccccacatccacctccacattccttggggcaggagctgggccagagctaaccacaacaatgacaatcattaagtgttgtacttcatgattctggacaaatgtatcttttcttttatctacactgGGAGTATATGcagcaatgacaaattccttgtgtaaccaatcacacttgaccaataaagaattctattctattctattctattctattccagtctagtctatctagtctattctattattctccctccctctccctccccctcctctctctcacacacagcatCTTAGACTAATTATTGGGTGCCCTGGCCTTCTTTTCAGACAAATAACACAACTGTTTTGCAGTCACCAGTATCTTTCCAGATTTACAGGAAAGTTTAGAAGTCTACTCACTGAAATCTTcaacaaataaacatttattttttttaaagtagaccCATATTTCTTCAGCAGTTCTTATAACAACAACTCAAATTATCATCTGCCCTGTTTTGGATTTGGGGTGATATTAAATCAAACCTGTGGCACGAATATTAGTCAAaagtgtatttatttgtttgagatAATATTATTTAGTGTTTAGAACTGGTGAGCTGGCCAAAGATGCCAGACTAATCAGCTATAATTCTAACTGAAGCtcaagtgaaaaatgttttctgtAATATCAGACGCCTGATCGTTAATCATGACAGTGCTGGAAAGCAAAACAATTATGTTTAAATTATGCCTTCATACACTCTACGGTAATTTCATATTTCAAGTCAGAAATAGCCCCATAATAATAAACTTTCCAAAAATTCCTCTGCTGATCTTATTTTGAAAAACAGAGATAATTATAGCAAAGAAGGAGATATTTGTTCTGGAATAACTGTTCATCCTGTGTTTTTGGGAGTGGGTGGTTGGGTGTCCTGCTTTTAAAATAGCAGGTACCAACTGGTCCATTTATTCATTAAATGTACATGCCGCACTTCTCACTATGCAGAGCAGTTCTCGGTGGCTTactatcagtgatgggctgccaaattttttactgccacaagtAAAACACGAGTTGCCGCCTTTCCTATTATAAATACTAATTGTTATTCTCATTTTTAAAACATAGCCTAGTGGTGATAGAGGCATGCTGGGAATCAGGTTTGCTGAGAGACGGGTAGGAAAATGTGACTTTCCTGGTGATCTAAATCTTGCTTGTGGCTTTCCCAGGTATATTTTCCAACTCCTCATCCTTTTCCTTATCCCGGGGATCATAATGATGATAGCGTATGGATTAATCTCCTTGGAGCTCTATAGAGGGATAAAATTTGATGCGAGCAACAGAAAATCTTCTCGAGGTAATCCTGACTACTGAATTGGTCCATTTGCTTTCTGTCTTAATAGCTTGACACGTACAAGCACAAACAATGATAtgtctatgtttatgtttatatctatgcctctctctctctctctcatatctatctatctgtctgtctgtctgtctgtctgtctttctgtctgtctatctatctgtctacctacctacctacctatttacctacctacctatctactgaactacctacctacctacctacctatttacctatctacctatctacctacctacctatttacctatctacctacctacctatctactgaTCTACCTATATAAatacctatttacctatctaccgatctacctacctacctacctaccaatctacccacccacctacctacctacctatttacctacctatttacctacctatttacctacctatctacctacctatctacctacctacctatttacctacctacctacctatctatctatctatctatctatctatctatctatcatctgtataTCTATAATATGTCTATAATTaatctatgtatttatctatctgtcttccTGTCTATcattatgtacattgagagaatATGcatcaaagaaaaattccttgtgtgtccaatcacagttgggcaataaagaattctattctattctattctattctattctgttctgttgtactctactctactctactctattcccattcccattcctaatctagtctagtctatcatTGATTATCTGTctgctatccatccatccatccatccatccatccatccatccatccatccatccaaggcaCCCACCCAGCTAATCATCAGGAgactgggaattgtagtccagccttagacatgaaagccatctgagtgactttgggctaatcaccGGGGAATGGGAGTCCAGCATTcaacatgaaagtcagctgggtgaggttgggccaatcactaggagcgTGGGGTTTCTAGTCCAGCCTTAGGCATAAAagtagctggatgactttgggccaatgacTAGGAGACTGGGTGTTATAGTccagctttaggcatgaaagccagctgggtgactttggggccACTCGCCCTCTCCCAacacaactcacctcacagggtggcTGTGGTGCAGAAAATCAGAGGAGGAAGGAGCATTGTGTATATTTGCCACCTCGAgtgatttgtaaaaaataatgaaGGCAGGATGCCAATAAGTCAAATTAAAATATCTCCCAAGAGAATGACATTTTAGGGAACCTGCCATTTGCAAAGTGGAGAGGCCATGGGAAGGATTAGGGTTGGAAACCAAGGGGCCAAATTGTTTTGAGTGCTAATGAGGGTTGACCTTTGCACAGGGCCGCCTGGTGCTCCAATTGCGCCTCTACTTGGTCCAggatgcactctacatggggttaccctgAAAACTAGTCTAGAACGCAGCCGCGTGAGCTGTTGTggatgcacctaggtacacccacatcacaccaactctccCTGAGCTGCACTGTCTCCCAATCAGTCTCTAGAggaaattcaaggtgttggtcaccacctataaagccctacatggcttagggctggccttctccggttcctgtCAACCGAACAATGCCAACTGGCGGGGCCGCCgagaagggctttctctgtggtggctctggctctctggaaccagctgcccctggaGATCCATACCCtacccaccctactggccttccacaatGCTGTAAAGACTTgggttttccagcaggcctggggccattgaccgaAAGAGATGTCCAGATATATTGagatatgcagcagctggatagGACTTGTCTATCTACCAGAATTATAGTGTAGCAATTCAGGAATCAGTTCAGATAAATAACGAAGGCACTTTAGTAGAAAAACActagtaaacagttttactcttcagtgcaagcaAATTATCTTCTAttttagtcttctatttacaggaacaaactttactttagctatatgcagtaaagcttacttacaggtagatactaaaccaatccaggtttctctgtATCAACACCACAGCTCTAACTCAAAACTCACACTCAGACCGCTTCAGCCAGCCAACTACCAACCATACAAAAACACCACACCAATTGTAAAGATGCTTTACATTTTATAATGCtatggcccaatcaggttgcagtttccTCCCTATGGCTCAGCATTAATTTAACAAACTTGCAatcttcttttaccttatataaCAACATAATGGAATAACACCTAGGTTTGGGCTAATCCTTGACATGAGATACTATCTAGATCCAGCCATGAGAGATACTGAGAGATGTGTATGGCTTTTACTAGGGTTttgcaatattttaaatattgtttttatttgttataagctgctcagagtccttgaggagttgggcAGTGTAtaaattagatggatggatggatggatggatggatggatagatagatagatagatagatagatagatagatagatagatagatagatagatagttattgctgtgagccgccccgagtctgtggagaggggcggcatacaaatctaataaataaataaataaataaataaataaataaataaaataataaatagatagatagatagatagatagatagatagatagacagatagatgatagatagatagatagatagatagatagatagatagatagatagatagatagacagacagacagatagttatggatagatagatcaatGTCATCAGTCCCAAATTTCCACCTGCAGAACGGAAAGCTATCGAGAGCAGCCGAGGCAGGTACGAAGATGGAGACAGTTGCTACCTGaaaaagaagaagcagcagcagcggcggcaaCAGAAGATCCCTCTTCGTCAACTCTCGTCCATCAGCTCCTCCAGCAACAGCCAGAAGGTTGACCGTCCCAGGAGCAACTCTTCCTCAGCTAACCTGATGGCCAAGAAGCTGGTGATCCGAATgctgattgtgattgtgatcctATTCTTCCTCTGTTGGACGCCCATCTTCAGTGTCAACACCTGGAGGGCCTTTGACGCCACTTCTGCTCAACTCCTGCTCTCGGGAGCTCCCATCTCATTCATCCATTTGCTCTCCTACACCTCCGCCTGCGTGAAT
This DNA window, taken from Erythrolamprus reginae isolate rEryReg1 chromosome 7, rEryReg1.hap1, whole genome shotgun sequence, encodes the following:
- the CCKAR gene encoding cholecystokinin receptor type A encodes the protein MDFYINDSLLDLSANLSALLCELELENYTIFCVDHSPRTFKELDKTVRIFLYSLIFLLSVLGNTLVIIVLIRSKRIRTVTNLFLLSLAISDLMLCFFCMPFTLIPNLLQDFIFGSSICKIASYFMGVSVSVSTFSLVAISLERYSAICKPLQSRVWQTKSHALKVIAATWCLSFVIMTPYPIYSTLVPSAFPNSTTSKCRINWPSTVIEQSWYIFQLLILFLIPGIIMMIAYGLISLELYRGIKFDASNRKSSRERKAIESSRGRYEDGDSCYLKKKKQQQRRQQKIPLRQLSSISSSSNSQKVDRPRSNSSSANLMAKKLVIRMLIVIVILFFLCWTPIFSVNTWRAFDATSAQLLLSGAPISFIHLLSYTSACVNPIVYCFMNRRFRLGFLATFTCCRKPRLLASRTEMGEDEEGKTTKASLSRSSYTHTNMAAPP